The window GTTCAGCTCACGCGCGATCGCCTGCATGAGCTCCGTCGGCAGGTCGCGCATTTGCGGGAACACAGCGAGTTGATTGCCACCAAACCTTCGATCGGTGAACACGTCGGCAAGGACATACTCTAGCGACTTCACGATCAACTTCTCCAGACGAATGGCCCCAGTCAGCCATTCACAGCCAACCTCGATCCCGAATCAACAAATCGCCCCGAACAGGCAACCTTTCATGCACCTACCATACTTCCGTCGAACACGTCACCGAGGCTGAAACTCTTGTCAAGAATGCCATTTATCTTGAGAACAGCCTGAGTCGTGTCAAATTCTTCCGCCGTTACCTTGCCGCTCGCGGATACCGCCGGCTGGATTCGCTTGACCGAATCCAGGAGAACGGCGTCGCCTAGGCTCTCCAGTGTCGGCTTGAGCGACGCGACGATCGCTTCAGGTGTCGACTCGCGGATAAACTGCGATGCCTTCTTGTAAGCACCGACCGCGGCGGCGATGGTTGCACGGTTCGCCGCCAGATACTCCGGCGTCGCCCACAGGCCTTCCATCAGGAAGTTCGACAGCTTCGGATCATCGCCCTTGGCGTTGTTGATGAAGGAAATCGCCTTGCCTTCCCCGACGAGTTTCTCGCCGATCGGCATGGAAATGTACATGACGTCGATGGCGCCGTTGTCGAGCGCCGCGGCCAACGCGGGCGGCCCTCCGACCGCCACGACCTGGGCATCCTTGTCCGGATCGAGGCCAGCGGATACGAGGTTGAAGCGGGCAAGTTGCCAGGTCAGCGCGCCGGCGCGGGTGACGCCAATCTTCAGGCCCTTCAGCAGCTTTATCCTTTCCTTGAAAGTCATAGTTTCCGTGAGCCCGATTTTTTGCGCCGCGGCCTTGCTGATAGTCGCATTGACGATCGATCTGTTGAGGAGGCCGAGAACGCAGACCAGCTTCTGGCCCTGCGCAAGCGCCGGCAGAATCTGTGCGCCGTCATTGACTGTCAGTTCGGCGCGGCCGCTAAGAACCAGCTGCACGTCAGGCCCGCCGCCACCGGCGTCGATGATCTGGGGGGCAAAGCCGGCTTCCCGGAAGTAGCCGTTCTGCTGGGCGATATAGCTCTGCATGTAAGCGAGCGAGGTGACCGCGTGGGTGATGCGCAGCGGCTTGCCCGCACCCTGCCCCAATACGATGGTCGGGCTGACGCCGGCCGAGAGAAGTGCCGCTCCAATTCCGGTGATGACCTCGCGACGCTGCATGGCGCATACTCCTGCGTGGGTTGGACTCTGGTTGCTATTGGTTGGGCGCCACACCGTAGCGCGAGGCGGGCTGCCAGCGAAGCAACCGGCGCTCGGCGACGGCGAGCAAAGAATTCATCGCCACAACGATGAACATCATGACGATCAGCCCCGCCATCGTGCCCG is drawn from Bradyrhizobium prioriisuperbiae and contains these coding sequences:
- a CDS encoding ABC transporter substrate-binding protein codes for the protein MQRREVITGIGAALLSAGVSPTIVLGQGAGKPLRITHAVTSLAYMQSYIAQQNGYFREAGFAPQIIDAGGGGPDVQLVLSGRAELTVNDGAQILPALAQGQKLVCVLGLLNRSIVNATISKAAAQKIGLTETMTFKERIKLLKGLKIGVTRAGALTWQLARFNLVSAGLDPDKDAQVVAVGGPPALAAALDNGAIDVMYISMPIGEKLVGEGKAISFINNAKGDDPKLSNFLMEGLWATPEYLAANRATIAAAVGAYKKASQFIRESTPEAIVASLKPTLESLGDAVLLDSVKRIQPAVSASGKVTAEEFDTTQAVLKINGILDKSFSLGDVFDGSMVGA